From the genome of Methanorbis rubei:
GAGTCTGAGTAGCGGATTATCCGAATCCGAAGATCTTTGGGAAGGTTTGCGATGAACTTTTTTACTGACGCGTTCGCTGGAGCGACTCGGCCTCCCTCAAACTTGCCGGCGCAGTCAACAAGAAGCGTCAGAACACTGCTCATCCGGCAATCTCCAGAATGGTTGCCGCAAGCGTATCTATCTCGCTCTCGGTGTTGTAAAATGCGATGCTCGCACGAATGGTTCCCTCCGGGCACTCCAGATATCGCATCAGAGGTTCTGCGCAGTGCATGCCGGACCGCACCATGATGCCCGCCTCATCATCCAGATATGCAGCGGCCTCGTGAGGAGAGATGCCGGGAATCTTAAACGACACAACACCGATACGCTGCGTGGGGTCGGCTGGAACGTAGAGTTTGACGCCCGGAACTGCCGAAAGTTTTTCGATCAGACGGTTTGTAAGTTCGCGTTCGCGGGCTTCGATGTTTTTCATGCCGATATCTTTCAGAAACACCGCGGCAGCTCCAAGACCGATGCCGCCCGCAATGTTCGGCGTTCCTGCTTCATACCGATGGAATCCTTCGGCAAAGGTAAACGAATTCTCGCCTACCTGCTCAACCATACCGCCGCCGACAAACAGCGGTTCAAGGATGGGATTTTTCATCCAGAGAACGCCGGTTCCCGTAGGCCCGCACATCTTGTGGCCTGAGAAGGAGACAAAGTCTGCACCAAGTGCAGCTACATCGACTGGCATATGCGGAACAGACTGGGCCGCATCAACCGCAAGGAGTGCGCCGTGTTTTTTGCAGAGTTTGACAATCTCTGCGACCGGTGTGACCGTTCCGGTCACATTCGATGCATGCGTGACCGCAACGAGCCGGACCGAGTCATCCATCGACTCCAAGAGAGCATCCATGTCAAGCGTCAGATCAGATTTCAGTCCGACGACGCGAATCGTGACGCCGTACTTTTCCAGCGCACGCCAGGGCAGAAGATTTGAGTGATGCTCAAGAATGGTTGTGACCACGCAGTCGCCTGCCTTCCAGTCAAGACCGCGGGCGATCATTGTCACTGCTTCGGTGGTGTTTTTTACAAACACAGTCGTTCCTGCGGCACCATTGATGAAGTCAGCGACAATTTCATGCGCATGCCAGTACTTCTGGCTCGCAATTCTCGTCAGACGGTGAACGCCGCGACCAACATTTGCCCGATAGGTTCTCTCGAACTGATCCATCGCCAAAAGAACCGGCTCAGGAGCAAACGAGGTGGCCGCGTTGTCCAGATACATCAGATCGCCGAGGATAGGGAACTTTGACCGGACTGCTTCCCAGTCTGTCAGAGGCAAAGCCTCTGCCTCAGGCACTGCCGGCTCAACATCCACCACATCAACAGCTTTCCCTTCAGGCATCAGATGTGCGACCGAGGACGGCGTGCTTCGCTTCACCGGTTTTTCCGAGAGATCAAGGTTCGCCTCGCGGACAAGCTCCTTCATCTTCGGCGGAAGATCCTTCCATCTCCACAGTCCCCAGTTGACGAACTCAGGCGGAAGACCGCGGTCAGCAGCCCAGCGGTTCAGGAACTCATCCCACCGCTCTGCCATTGCCGGGTGCGTCTCATGCATGGTGGCAAGCTCTGACTCAAGCATTGCAGGGCAGAGATAACAGCCGATGCGCTCGTATCCGCGTTCATACAACGAATTGTACGGAACCTCACGAAGCCAGAGGTACAAAAACACATCCAGCGCACGCCATGATCTGATTGGCGAGAGATTGATCTGCATGGGATTGTTTGGATTCTGCGAGACCGCATCAAGCGATGCCCTGCTCCATGACTCATACCAGCGGTTGCCCTGCACCGTAACGCAGGGACCGGTCTCGGCAAGATGCACCTTGAGGGGATTAAGCTTCAGAAGTTTGCAGCACCAGCGGTGATCCTTGCCCGGCGGTCCGGCCTTCTCAACCGCCTGCCAGAAGTCGCCGGCTTTCTGGATCATGCGTACGTTCTGACTTTTGACGAACTCAACGGTTTCCGGAAACTCGAGGCCGGTGTCGATGAAGAACACGTCGGTTACTCCGGCCTTCTGTGCAATCTGCCAGACCGCTGTGCTGTCCTTGCCGCCGGAGAAGGAACAGTTTGCAACCGGTGCAAGCCCGAGGTTCTGTTTGATCTCGCGAACCGCGGTCCGTTCCATATTCTTCAGATGGAAGGCATTGCGCTCCACGACCTCGTCCCATGACGGGTTGGGCATGCCGGACTTTTGCTCAACCTGCACCAGCTCTTTGATGCGGACGAAGCCGTCCTTCAGAATTCCGGTACCGTACTTTGATTTGTATTTCAGAATGACAACGCCGTCGGTCGCGTCAGAGGCTGCCGCAACTTTTTTGCCGCCAAGTCTTCCGGTCGGAAGAGCAGCTGCCGCAGTCTCAAGGTTGATGATATTTTTCTCTGCTTTGCCGATTAAGTACGGCAGTGCCTCAGCCTCAATATCCAGACGGAAACGTCTGGAGACAGGATCAAACCACAGCCATGCAAACCGCACGCCGTTTGCGATCACCAGCTCGTTCCGGTCAAGACCGCCTGCCTTGTTGAACACCATCACTTTGGGCAGTGTCACGCGGGGGCCGAACCTGTCGGTGATAAGTTTCTGGAGCAGATCATAATCCGCCTTCAGCACCGGACGAATATCATACGGCTGTTGGAGTGGGATTTTGATGGTCTCAGCATCGCACGAGCAGGTTTTTGCAACGAGAGGGACGTTGCATCTTGGACACCAGTAGAGATGTTTCGTCAGATAATCGTCGCTGTCCGCGGCGACGTAATAACCCGGCTTAACCTCCTTTCGCTGGGGCTTTTCCTTTGGCGGGCGCTGATGCGGCTTCTTTGCAGACTGATTTTTTCTCTGGTGCGGATATTTTTTGTATTCGTGCGGCACAGTGAAGATATATTAGTGCTGAAAAGGGATGAGGTTTGTTGCGTGGGTGTTTTCGCATTATTAATTCTGAGTCGTCTATGAAAACCCATGAGCCGCCCACGGAAAAACAGAAAACACGGAGCTTCACAGATAAACATCACGGAGCAGACGTGAACAACACGGAATAACAAAATAAAGATCAAAAACTAAAAAAAAATCCAATCAACCGCTGCCTTCGAGCGAAGCGAGTCATGCCGAGCCGGTTTGATTCTGTGGGGGTTCGCCGCCTGCGGCGGCAAACCCCCACATTAGAATCAGAGCGGGGCGGTCAGAAGAAATCGAA
Proteins encoded in this window:
- a CDS encoding aminotransferase class V-fold PLP-dependent enzyme, with protein sequence MPHEYKKYPHQRKNQSAKKPHQRPPKEKPQRKEVKPGYYVAADSDDYLTKHLYWCPRCNVPLVAKTCSCDAETIKIPLQQPYDIRPVLKADYDLLQKLITDRFGPRVTLPKVMVFNKAGGLDRNELVIANGVRFAWLWFDPVSRRFRLDIEAEALPYLIGKAEKNIINLETAAAALPTGRLGGKKVAAASDATDGVVILKYKSKYGTGILKDGFVRIKELVQVEQKSGMPNPSWDEVVERNAFHLKNMERTAVREIKQNLGLAPVANCSFSGGKDSTAVWQIAQKAGVTDVFFIDTGLEFPETVEFVKSQNVRMIQKAGDFWQAVEKAGPPGKDHRWCCKLLKLNPLKVHLAETGPCVTVQGNRWYESWSRASLDAVSQNPNNPMQINLSPIRSWRALDVFLYLWLREVPYNSLYERGYERIGCYLCPAMLESELATMHETHPAMAERWDEFLNRWAADRGLPPEFVNWGLWRWKDLPPKMKELVREANLDLSEKPVKRSTPSSVAHLMPEGKAVDVVDVEPAVPEAEALPLTDWEAVRSKFPILGDLMYLDNAATSFAPEPVLLAMDQFERTYRANVGRGVHRLTRIASQKYWHAHEIVADFINGAAGTTVFVKNTTEAVTMIARGLDWKAGDCVVTTILEHHSNLLPWRALEKYGVTIRVVGLKSDLTLDMDALLESMDDSVRLVAVTHASNVTGTVTPVAEIVKLCKKHGALLAVDAAQSVPHMPVDVAALGADFVSFSGHKMCGPTGTGVLWMKNPILEPLFVGGGMVEQVGENSFTFAEGFHRYEAGTPNIAGGIGLGAAAVFLKDIGMKNIEARERELTNRLIEKLSAVPGVKLYVPADPTQRIGVVSFKIPGISPHEAAAYLDDEAGIMVRSGMHCAEPLMRYLECPEGTIRASIAFYNTESEIDTLAATILEIAG